Sequence from the Thermococcus sp. genome:
TAGAGAAGTTATCCTCTCGGATTTGGACGATGAAACGCGCTTCAAGACCCTTGGAAAACTCATGAACATAAACCACGGCCTTTTAGATGCCCTCGGCGTTTCCACGAAAAAGCTGAGCGAACTCGTTTATGCGGCTAGAACCGCCGGAGCCCTGGGAGCAAAAATAACCGGTGCCGGTGGCGGTGGATGTATGTACGCGTTAGCTCCAGAGAAGCAGAGCGAAGTGGCAACGGCCATAACAATAGCCGGCGGAACGCCGATGGTAACGGAGATAAGCAGGGAAGGGCTTCGCATAGAGGAGGTGATACCGTGATAATAGTTAAGCTCGGCGGGAGCGTTTTCAGCGACAAGAAAGGAAAAGCCGAGAACTTCAGGGAGAAAGTCGTCCGCTCGATAGCGCGGGAAATCGGGGAGTTCTACCCCGATGAAGAGTTCATCGTCGTTCACGGCGGGGGAAGCTTCGGGCATCCGGAGGCAAAGAAATACGGGATTAGGGATGGCCTCCTCGGCCTTTCGGGCGAGTCCCTCTTTTGGCGCAAAAAGGGGTTCTCACTCACTCACCATGCGATGCTCAGGGCGAGCATGAAAATAGTGGAGGCGTTCATTGGGGAGGGTTTGCCTGCCGTTTCAGTCTCAAGCTCCTCCGTTTTCCTCATGGACTCCAACAGGGTTGCCTACGGTGACGTTGAGCCGGTTAGAAAGCTGATTGAAACGGGCTTTATCCCGGTTCTCTTTGGAGACGTTGCCGTTGATTTGGCCCGGGGCGTTGACATACTCTCCGGCGACCAGATAGTTACCTACCTCACAAAGCTCTTCAGGCCGAGGAAGGTCGTTTTCCTGATGAGCGTTGACGGCATCTACGAGGGAAAGCCCGGCGAGGGAACACTGCTCTTCGAGATTCCCTCCGGGGAAATCGACGGCCTCATAGAGCGCCTCAAGAAACTTTCTGGCCCAGACGGTGACGTCACGGGGGGGATAATCAACAAGCTTAGGGAAGCAAAGGAGATAGCCCGCTTTTCAGAGGTCTGGTTTGTCAACGGCTTGATTCCGGGAAGGCTGAGCGGGGCCATCAAGGGGGACGGCTTCGGCACGAGGATTGTTCCCTGATTCGAAAACTTTTTATTTTTGTTCGTAATCCTGATAACCATGCTACGTAAGACAATCGCACTCGTCCTTCTCCTCATGGTAGCCCTCTTGGGCCTCCTGAAGGCATCTTCCAGCGGTTACCTCAGCGCTCTCGATGCACATCCAAGCGACCTTAACCTGAGCGTAAGGGCCGAAAACAACACGCTCACCGTTGAGTGGACCCTTGAGGGCTGTAAAATCGTAAGGTCTCTCTCCAGGGGAAGGGATGCCGTGATTCTCGTCTACCCCGGCTGGGTGGAGAAGGGAGACGGCGTGTGGTCGGTCATTGGGGATGTCTCCAACGTCTCGGTGGTTTTAAACGGAAGGAAAGTCAATTTCACAGCTATCTACCACCCCTATCGGCTCATCGTCTCGAACGGGAGCAGAAACGCAACGATTATAGAATCTTCGACGTCCCCTTCGACTTCCCCTCGGCGGTGACATCCGGAAGGATTGAGCTTCGCTTTAGCACATACTATACCTGCAACAACTTCACGGTGGACGTTATCTACTTCCACAGCACCGGGAGAGGGGAATACCACGACCTCGTGCTCCCCCTGTCGGTAAGCCTCGGCGAGGGATTCCCCGAGTTTTCTAACTTCCGGTCTGAGTTCAACTTTACAATCGGCTCCTCCGGGATGGTGAGATTCCTGAGCTCGGCCGTAAACGCCCACTACCTTGGCGACTGGATTGAAGAGCCCAGGGGCTGGCTGGTTGTCAAACGTGTGAACGTCACGGTCTGTCCACCCAAAACCTCTTAACTCTTCACGCCTTCTCTTTTCCGGTGGTGTGAATGGAGGCCTTTGACAGGGAGGAACTCACTATCATCAGAAAGTTCGAGCACATAGAACACTGCCTCAAGAGGAACGTTCAGGCTCATGTGAGCAATGGCTTTGAAGATGTGCACTTCGTTCACATGAGTCTGCCCGAGATAGACAAGGACGAAATAGACCTGAGCGTCGAGTTTCTGGGCAGGCGCTTCGATTATCCAATCTTCATAGCCGGCATGACGGGGGGAACTAAGGGTTCCCAGCTGGCCGGAAGGATAAACAAGACCCTTGCCAAAGCCGCGCAGGAGCTCAACATACCGATGGGCGTTGGAAGTCAGAGGGCGATGATAAGGAAGCCGGAAACCTGGGAGAGCTACTACGTTAGGGACGTTGCCCCCGATGTTTTCCTCGTCGGCAACCTTGGCGCCCCCCAGTTCTCTGAAACGATACCGGAGCGCTACGGTATCGAGGAGGCCCTTAAAGCTGTTGAAACAATTCAGGCCGATGCTTTGGCGATACACATGAACCCCCTCCAGGAGAGCGTCCAGCCCGAGGGAGATACTCAATACCGGGGCGTTCTCAAAGCGTTGGCGGAGCTCAAGGCCGAGTTCCCGTATCCGATAATAGCGAAGGAAACCGGTGCCGGGGTCTCCAAGGAAGTCGCGATAAGGCTTGAGAGCATAGGGATTGATGCCATCGATGTTGGTGGACTCGGCGGGACGAGCTGGAGCGCCGTGGAGTACTACCGGGCGAAGGACGAGCTCGGAAGAAACTTGGCCCTGCGCTTCTGGGACTGGGGGATTAAAACGGCCATAAGCGTTGCTGAAGTTCGCTACTCGACGGATTTGCCCATCATAGCCACAGGTGGAATGCGCGACGGAATAACGATGGCCAAGGCCTTGGCAATGGGTGCAACCTTTGCCGGAGTGGCGTTGCCCCTCTTAAAGCCCGCCGTGAAGGGTGACGTTGAAGGCGTCATAAAAATCCTCAGGAGGTACATCGAGGAGATAAGGAACGCGATGTTTCTGGTAGGTGCCAAGAACGTCGAGGAGCTCAGGAAGGTCCCGCTCGTGATTACGGGCTTCACCCGGGAGTGGCTTGAGCAGAGGATTGACTTATCTGCGTATCTCAGGAATAGGTGAGCTCCTTTTCTTTCCTAAAATGCACACCTTTTTAAACCCCTGAACAGAGTAAAGAGCAACGCAGCCCCACGCCTCAAGAGGGGCCTGGGGCGGGAGGATGATGCAGATGATACGAATCTACACAATCAGTGGTTACGAGGAAGTCGGCAAGAACATGACCGCCGTTGGCTATTCCGACGGCAGGAAGGAGGAAGTCGTGATAATAGACATGGGCATAATGCTCGACAGGGTAATGATTCACGAGGACACGAGCATTCAGAAGTTTTCGGATAAAGAACTCCAGAAGCTCGGGGCAATTCCCGACGACAGAATCCTTTGGAAAAGCAGGAACAAGAAGGTCGTCGCGATAGCCCTCACCCACGGCCACCTTGACCACATAGGGGCAATAGCCAAGCTCGCGCCCCACTACCCGGACACGCCTGTCTATGGGACGCCCTACACGATTAAGCTCGCAAAGGCAGAGGTTAAGAGCGAGGAGTATTTTGAAGTGAAAAACCCCATGTACGAAACGAACTTCGGGGAAATCGTCCAGGTGAGCGAGAACATCGCAATAGAGTTCATCCGTTCAACCCATTCAATTCCACAGGCCTCAATGGTTGCTATACACACGCCTGATGGGATAGTCCTCCATACCGGAGATTTTAAGTTCGACAACAACAACCCCCTCGGCGAGAGGCCGGACTACAAGAGGCTGAAGGAGCTCGGTAAGGAGGGCGTTAAGGTTCTAATTGCTGAATCCACCCGCGTTGCCGAGCCGACGAAAACGCCGAGTGAGGCCGTTGCCCAGATGCTCCTCGAGGACTTCTTTCTCTACGAGGGCATGGACGAGAAGGGACTGATAGCCACTACCTTCGCGAGCCACATCTTCCGCCTTCAGGAGCTCATCTGGATAGCCAACAAGATGGGCAGGCAGGCCGTCCTCGTCGGTCGCTCGCTGGCGAAGTACACGGGCATAGCGAAACAGCTCGGCCTCATAAAGATGAAGGGGGCTAGGGCCGTTAGGAGCCCAAACGCCGTTAGGAAGGTCCTGAAGGAGGTTTCCCAGGCGAGGGAAAACTACCTCCTCATAGTTACTGGCCATCAGGGGGAGCCCGGAGCGGTTTTAACGAGGATGGCCGACGGTGAACTCTACGACATCGGCAAGGACGATACCGTCGTCTTCTCCGCGGGGACGATACCCAACCCCCTAAACTACGCCCAGAGGTACAAACTCGAGACAAAGCTGAAGATGAGGGGCGTCAGAATGATTAAGGACCTCCACGTTTCTGGACATGCAAGCAGGGAAGACCACCGCTACCTCGTCAGAATGCTCAATCCGGAGAACATCGTCCCGGCCCACGGCGAGTTCAGAATGCTAACCCACTACGCTGAGCTCGCTGAGGAAGAGGGTTACATGATTGGAAAGGACGTCTTCGTTTCGAGGAACGGCTACGTCGTTGAGATTCCGTGAAACACCGTATGCCGTAAGACTGATAAAGGGTTCCTCTCTTTTTCCATTAGCTCTTTCATGCTCACGGGGTGATAGCATGGGAAAGTACGATGAGCTGTTCAAGAGGATTAAAATCATGGCCAGAGCCGTTGACGAGAAAATCTTCGAGCTCATTCCCGAGAAGGAACCAAAGAGCCTCTACGATGCCGCGAGGCATTATCCACTCGCCGGTGGGAAGAGGGTAAGACCCTTTGTAGTTCTGCGCGCCACCGAGGCAGTTGGCGGCGACCCTGAGAAGGCACTCTATCCTGCGAGCGCCGTGGAGCTAATCCACAACTACTCCCTCGTCCACGACGACATTATGGACATGGACGAGCTCAGAAGGGGAAGGCCGACCGTCCACAAGCTCTGGGGCGTTAACATGGCCATTTTAGCGGGCGATTTGCTCTTCAGCAAGGCCTTTGAGGCGATAGCCAGGGCCGAGGTAAGCCCGGAGAAAAAGGCCAGAATCCTTGAGGTTCTGGTAAAGACCTCCAACGAGCTCTGCGAGGGGCAGGCTCTGGACATAGAGTTCGAAAAAAGGAACACGGTGACTGTTGATGAATACCTCAGAATGATAAGCGGTAAAACTGGGGCCCTCTTTGACGGCTCTGCAACCATCGGGGCAATCGTTGGGACGGATAACGAGGAGTACATTAGGGCCCTGTCAAAGTGGGGAAGGAACGTTGGAATAGCTTTCCAGATATGGGACGATGTCCTTGACCTGATAGCCGACGAGGAGAAGCTGGGTAAACCCGTGGGAAGCGACATAAGGAAGGGTAAGAAGACGCTGATAGTTAGTCACTTCTTCAGCAAGGCCAGTGATGAGGATAAGGCCGAGTTCCTGAAGGTTTTCGGTAAATACGCCGGCGATGCAAAGGGCGACGCGTTAATACACGACGAGAAGGTGAAGGAAGAGGTTGCAAAGGCCATTGAACTCCTCAAAAAGTACGGAAGCATTGACTACGCGGCAGAATACGCCAGGAACCTCGTTAGGGAAGCGAACGAAGCGTTAAAAGTCCTCCCCGAGAGCGAAGCCAGGAAAGATTTGGAGCTTCTGGCGGAGTTTCTGGTCGAGAGGGAATTTTGATGGGGGAGCTCAGGCTCTCCGATTATTCCTCCGATATCGTTATCCTGTCCCTCCTCCTTCTCATAGTCTCGGCTCTGGCGGTTCCATGGGTTGAAGTTTCCGTGAGCTCCCCGGGCGATGCCCTCTACTTCCTCCTCCTGCCGTGGGTTTTTGGTGGTTCCGCTCCACGAGGGCCTCCATGTCTTTCGGCGTTACGACGATTGGCAAGGTTGCTATAGCGCCCTACGTGGCAATAGAGACTCCATTACCTGCGAAGAGGTACATGCTCGTTTCCCTATCTCCACTGGCACTCTCGGCCAGTTCCCTCTCCCTTGCCTGGGCCTTCCGTTCTAACTTCTGGGCGCTCGTTTACATCTTCAACACGGCGGGAATGGCTGGCGACTTCATTACTGCGCTCGTGCTCTTAAAGATGCCCGGAGATGCAAAGGTCTTCGACGAGGGAACAGTTCTCAGCTCAAAAGATGAAATACCGAGACCTTACCCGTTGTGGGTTTCGTCACTTCTAAAGGCCATCATAGTGCTGGCTTTCCTGTTAGTTCTCCTCCTCGGCCGTGTGGAAGTTGTGGTCGAGAGGTGAACTTTCCGCCAGAATCCACCCAACCGGCGGGTGCTTGGTTCCTCTCTTCCACTTCTCGTAGGCTCTATCCCACCTTTTTAAAAGCTCGGTGCGCTTATCTTTGTCTTTTATACCTTCCACGTATTCCCGCGGGAGGTAAGCTAGATAGTGGGGTAAAGCAGGCTCAAAGGTTCCGCTCTCTATTACATTCCCTCCCGCTTTCTCGACAAGTTCCGTGAGCTTTTCAAGCGTCGGGTAGTGCAGGTCGTCCTTTTCGCCGAACAGCGCCTCGAAGATTTCCTCGCGGAGGTTGTATAGCTCCAAATGTGCCTCCTGCCTCTCGTTGTTCGCTACCGGCAGGCTCTCGGCTATGAAGACTCGCTCAGAGACCCTGAGCATCTCGGAGATAACCCTGACCATTGTCCCCTCATTTTTCAGGCTCCTAACTCCGTGAACAAGAACGGCCAAGTCGAAGGTTTTGAATGGGAAGGGAAGCTCCCTCGCGTCGAGCTTCAGGGGGATTATCCTGTGCTTAACGCCTGTGACTGAAGTTATCTCCTCGAAGAAGCGCCACCTTGATTTATCAACGGCCACAACGCGACCGGTTTCGCCAACGAGGTGGGCGAGTGGAACGGTCGTTAGGGCATGCGCTCCGCAACCGACTTCGAGAACGTTCATGCCCTCTTTGATTGGCGCGAACTCAAGGACGCGGAAGCGTTCGAGCATTTCTACATGCAACCAGTTTGGAGGAAGTGGAGATTCATCTCGGAGCGGGATTTTGGAGAGAACTTCTCTCTTGAACGTTTCCTCGTCAAAAGACATGGACGACACCGAGAAAGGCTAAAAACGTTCTCTTTAAGGAGCTTTCGGAGAAAAGGTTTTATAAGTTGATGCTGAATTAATGGCAATTAAAAATTCTGAAAGGAGAAAGAATAAAATTCACTCCACATAAACAGCTGGCTTCAGTGGCATTGCCTGCCTCTTCTTTCCGCCCTTGTCTTCTTCGGGGTTGATGATTATCTCGAGGCCGAGTTCCTTCTCAATGAATTCCTTTGCCTCTCTCAGAGCCTTCTCCTCGTCTATGCGCTTCACTTCAAAGGCCCTCTCCCTGATGAGTCTCTGGATGAGCTTGCTTACCTCCTTGCCGTGCTTCCTCATCTCCTGCTCTTTCATCAGCTCGGCCATCGCTGACTTGAAGTCCCTCTTCTCTGCAACAACTTCAACTACCTTCCACTTCCACTCTGGTGAAGTGTAGATGTAGGCCTTCTTCGCATCTTCGAGCTTGGCGACCCTTATTATCTCCTTGATGTCCTCGATGACGGACTGGACGAACTGCTCCTCAGCCTCTACCGTCTCGTTCCACCACTCCTCAACGGGTTCAGGCCATTTCGCCAAGCTCACAAAGCCCTCTCCGCCGAGCTTCTCCCACAGTTCCTCGCTTATGTGTGGAGTGAACGGCGCCATGAGCCTGACCCAGACCTCAGCGAGCTTTCTCAATACGTAGCGCTTCGCCTCGTCGTCCCTGCCTTCAGTTCTCCTCATGTACCAGCGGAGGTCGTTTAAAACCGTGTAGAAGGCCCATTGAACTGCCGTCCTCGTCCTGAACTCCTCAAGGGCCTTCGTTGCTCCTTCAATGGCCTTGTTGAGCCTGTGGAGCATCCACTTATCTATGTTCTTCAGCTCAACGCCGTCCTTGGCCTCATAGCTTGCGAACTCGCTTATCAGCTCGTAGAACCTCTCTACCTGTCTGCGGAGCTTTCCTACTTCTTTCCTGCGCCAGTCGAAGTCGCTGTCGTGCTCGGCAAGGCTCATTATGTAGAGCCTGACTACATCGGCACCGTTCTCCTCGATTGCATCTATGAAGTTCAGCACGTTGCCCTTGCTCTTGCTCATCTTCTGTCCTTCCAGCGTTCCGAAGCCGTTGACGGCTATTCCCCTCGGCCAGTGCTCCTTCCTGAATATCGCGGTGTGGTTGAAGATGAAGAACGTCAGGTGGTTCGGTATGAGGTCTTTG
This genomic interval carries:
- a CDS encoding metalloprotease family protein, translated to MSFGVTTIGKVAIAPYVAIETPLPAKRYMLVSLSPLALSASSLSLAWAFRSNFWALVYIFNTAGMAGDFITALVLLKMPGDAKVFDEGTVLSSKDEIPRPYPLWVSSLLKAIIVLAFLLVLLLGRVEVVVER
- a CDS encoding RNase J family beta-CASP ribonuclease, translated to MIRIYTISGYEEVGKNMTAVGYSDGRKEEVVIIDMGIMLDRVMIHEDTSIQKFSDKELQKLGAIPDDRILWKSRNKKVVAIALTHGHLDHIGAIAKLAPHYPDTPVYGTPYTIKLAKAEVKSEEYFEVKNPMYETNFGEIVQVSENIAIEFIRSTHSIPQASMVAIHTPDGIVLHTGDFKFDNNNPLGERPDYKRLKELGKEGVKVLIAESTRVAEPTKTPSEAVAQMLLEDFFLYEGMDEKGLIATTFASHIFRLQELIWIANKMGRQAVLVGRSLAKYTGIAKQLGLIKMKGARAVRSPNAVRKVLKEVSQARENYLLIVTGHQGEPGAVLTRMADGELYDIGKDDTVVFSAGTIPNPLNYAQRYKLETKLKMRGVRMIKDLHVSGHASREDHRYLVRMLNPENIVPAHGEFRMLTHYAELAEEEGYMIGKDVFVSRNGYVVEIP
- a CDS encoding class I SAM-dependent methyltransferase — its product is MSFDEETFKREVLSKIPLRDESPLPPNWLHVEMLERFRVLEFAPIKEGMNVLEVGCGAHALTTVPLAHLVGETGRVVAVDKSRWRFFEEITSVTGVKHRIIPLKLDARELPFPFKTFDLAVLVHGVRSLKNEGTMVRVISEMLRVSERVFIAESLPVANNERQEAHLELYNLREEIFEALFGEKDDLHYPTLEKLTELVEKAGGNVIESGTFEPALPHYLAYLPREYVEGIKDKDKRTELLKRWDRAYEKWKRGTKHPPVGWILAESSPLDHNFHTAEEEN
- a CDS encoding leucine--tRNA ligase produces the protein EIMYEFAEKPVISRFGNQAVIKIIHDQWFIDYGNPEWKEKAREALANMTIYPESRRAQFEAVIEWLDKKACARKVGLGTPLPWDPEWVIESLSDSTIYMAYYTISRHINQLRKEGKLNPEKLTREFFDYIFREEFNEKREKELEEKTGIPAETIHEMKEEFEYWYPLDWRCSAKDLIPNHLTFFIFNHTAIFRKEHWPRGIAVNGFGTLEGQKMSKSKGNVLNFIDAIEENGADVVRLYIMSLAEHDSDFDWRRKEVGKLRRQVERFYELISEFASYEAKDGVELKNIDKWMLHRLNKAIEGATKALEEFRTRTAVQWAFYTVLNDLRWYMRRTEGRDDEAKRYVLRKLAEVWVRLMAPFTPHISEELWEKLGGEGFVSLAKWPEPVEEWWNETVEAEEQFVQSVIEDIKEIIRVAKLEDAKKAYIYTSPEWKWKVVEVVAEKRDFKSAMAELMKEQEMRKHGKEVSKLIQRLIRERAFEVKRIDEEKALREAKEFIEKELGLEIIINPEEDKGGKKRQAMPLKPAVYVE
- a CDS encoding polyprenyl synthetase family protein is translated as MGKYDELFKRIKIMARAVDEKIFELIPEKEPKSLYDAARHYPLAGGKRVRPFVVLRATEAVGGDPEKALYPASAVELIHNYSLVHDDIMDMDELRRGRPTVHKLWGVNMAILAGDLLFSKAFEAIARAEVSPEKKARILEVLVKTSNELCEGQALDIEFEKRNTVTVDEYLRMISGKTGALFDGSATIGAIVGTDNEEYIRALSKWGRNVGIAFQIWDDVLDLIADEEKLGKPVGSDIRKGKKTLIVSHFFSKASDEDKAEFLKVFGKYAGDAKGDALIHDEKVKEEVAKAIELLKKYGSIDYAAEYARNLVREANEALKVLPESEARKDLELLAEFLVEREF
- the fni gene encoding type 2 isopentenyl-diphosphate Delta-isomerase, producing the protein MEAFDREELTIIRKFEHIEHCLKRNVQAHVSNGFEDVHFVHMSLPEIDKDEIDLSVEFLGRRFDYPIFIAGMTGGTKGSQLAGRINKTLAKAAQELNIPMGVGSQRAMIRKPETWESYYVRDVAPDVFLVGNLGAPQFSETIPERYGIEEALKAVETIQADALAIHMNPLQESVQPEGDTQYRGVLKALAELKAEFPYPIIAKETGAGVSKEVAIRLESIGIDAIDVGGLGGTSWSAVEYYRAKDELGRNLALRFWDWGIKTAISVAEVRYSTDLPIIATGGMRDGITMAKALAMGATFAGVALPLLKPAVKGDVEGVIKILRRYIEEIRNAMFLVGAKNVEELRKVPLVITGFTREWLEQRIDLSAYLRNR
- a CDS encoding isopentenyl phosphate kinase — translated: MIIVKLGGSVFSDKKGKAENFREKVVRSIAREIGEFYPDEEFIVVHGGGSFGHPEAKKYGIRDGLLGLSGESLFWRKKGFSLTHHAMLRASMKIVEAFIGEGLPAVSVSSSSVFLMDSNRVAYGDVEPVRKLIETGFIPVLFGDVAVDLARGVDILSGDQIVTYLTKLFRPRKVVFLMSVDGIYEGKPGEGTLLFEIPSGEIDGLIERLKKLSGPDGDVTGGIINKLREAKEIARFSEVWFVNGLIPGRLSGAIKGDGFGTRIVP